A region of Aphanothece sacrum FPU1 DNA encodes the following proteins:
- the carB gene encoding carbamoyl-phosphate synthase large subunit, with protein sequence MPRRNDLKKILILGAGPIVIGQACEFDYSGTQACKALREEGYEVVLVNSNPASIMTDPDMANRTYIEPLTPDMVEKVIAKERPDALLPTMGGQTALNVAVALAKNGVLDKYNVELIGAKLPAIEMAEDRNLFKKAMAKIGVPVCPSGIASNLDEAKEIGIEIGSYPLIIRPAFTLGGTGGGIAYNQEEFEEMAQFGIDSSPVSQILVEKSLLGWKEYELEVMRDLADNVVIICSIENFDAMGVHTGDSITVAPAQTLTDKEYQRLRDYSQAIIREIGVETGGSNIQFSVNPVNGDVIVIEMNPRVSRSSALASKATGFPIAKIAAKLAVGYTLNEINNDITKQTPASFEPTIDYVVTKIPRFAFEKFPGSQPVLTTQMKSVGEAMAIGRTFQESFQKALRSLETGRYGFGCDKKETLPSLSQVRASLRSPNPERVYSIYHAMKLGMTVEEIYELTAIDIWFLDKLQDLIETEKVIKQNPLNKITTAQMRLFKQKGFSDRQIAFATKTTEDEVRAHRKSLGIIPVYKVVDTCAAEFEAFTPYFYSTYEPSETEVTPVDKPKVMILGGGPNRIGQGIEFDYCCCHAAFSLSDAGFETIMVNSNPETVSTDYDTSDRLYFEPLTKEDVLNIIETENPVGVIVQFGGQTPLKLAVPLQKYLDSTECPVQTKIWGTSPDSIDTAEDRERFEKILHDLNIKQPANGISRSYEESVVVASRIGYPVVVRPSYVLGGRAMEIVYSDEELERYMTYAVLVEPDHPILIDKFLENAIEVDVDALCDATGKVVIGGIMEHIEQAGVHSGDSACSLPYITLSPSVVDTIRTWTTALAKSLKVVGLMNIQYAVQGEQVYILEANPRASRTVPFVSKATGRPLAKIASLVMSGKTLEELGVTEELIPRHISVKEAVLPFQKFPGADTLLGPEMRSTGEVMGIDNDFGKAFAKAEIGAGVDLATTGTVFVSMSDRDKILTVPVVKDLISLGFKVVATSGTQKVLEENGIDDIEVVLKLHEGRPHVIDWIKNKQIQFIINTPSGEESQVDGRMIRRTALDYKLPIITTIAGAKATVAAIRSLQTQPLEVKALQDYLS encoded by the coding sequence ATGCCACGCCGCAACGATCTAAAGAAAATCTTAATTTTGGGCGCAGGCCCCATTGTAATCGGACAAGCTTGCGAATTCGACTATTCTGGTACTCAAGCTTGTAAAGCTTTGCGAGAAGAAGGTTATGAGGTAGTGTTGGTCAACTCTAACCCTGCATCCATTATGACCGATCCTGACATGGCCAATCGCACCTATATCGAACCCCTGACCCCCGATATGGTGGAGAAAGTCATTGCTAAAGAACGGCCTGATGCGTTATTACCGACAATGGGGGGACAAACGGCCTTGAATGTAGCAGTAGCATTAGCCAAAAATGGGGTCTTAGATAAATATAATGTAGAATTGATCGGGGCCAAACTCCCGGCCATCGAAATGGCAGAAGATCGCAACCTATTCAAAAAAGCGATGGCTAAGATCGGAGTTCCTGTCTGTCCTTCAGGTATTGCCAGTAACCTTGATGAAGCGAAAGAGATCGGTATCGAAATCGGTTCCTATCCTTTAATTATACGCCCTGCATTCACTTTAGGGGGTACTGGAGGGGGTATTGCTTATAACCAAGAAGAATTTGAGGAGATGGCCCAATTTGGCATAGATTCATCCCCAGTCTCTCAAATTCTAGTGGAAAAATCTCTTTTAGGTTGGAAAGAATACGAATTAGAGGTCATGCGGGACTTAGCAGATAATGTGGTCATTATCTGTTCTATCGAAAACTTTGATGCGATGGGGGTACATACAGGAGACTCTATTACGGTAGCACCTGCCCAAACTTTAACAGATAAAGAGTATCAGCGTCTAAGAGACTATTCTCAAGCTATTATCCGGGAAATAGGGGTAGAAACGGGAGGTTCTAACATTCAATTCTCTGTTAACCCTGTTAATGGGGATGTCATCGTTATTGAAATGAACCCCCGTGTCTCTCGTTCTTCTGCGTTAGCTTCTAAAGCGACAGGGTTTCCTATTGCTAAAATTGCGGCTAAATTGGCAGTAGGTTACACTCTCAATGAGATCAATAATGATATTACTAAGCAAACCCCCGCATCTTTTGAACCGACTATTGATTATGTAGTGACAAAAATTCCTCGGTTTGCCTTTGAAAAGTTCCCTGGTTCTCAACCCGTTTTAACTACCCAGATGAAGTCGGTAGGGGAAGCAATGGCCATTGGTCGAACCTTTCAAGAATCTTTCCAAAAAGCGTTAAGATCTTTAGAAACGGGTCGTTATGGTTTTGGTTGCGACAAGAAAGAAACCTTACCTTCTTTATCTCAAGTTCGGGCCAGTTTACGCAGTCCTAATCCTGAAAGAGTTTATAGTATTTATCATGCCATGAAATTAGGCATGACAGTTGAGGAAATTTACGAATTAACAGCTATTGATATCTGGTTTTTGGATAAATTACAAGACCTCATTGAAACAGAAAAGGTTATCAAACAAAACCCTCTTAACAAGATAACTACTGCACAAATGCGGTTATTTAAACAAAAGGGTTTTAGCGATCGCCAAATTGCTTTTGCAACTAAAACGACGGAAGATGAAGTACGGGCCCATCGTAAAAGTTTAGGCATTATTCCAGTGTATAAGGTAGTGGATACTTGCGCTGCTGAATTTGAAGCTTTTACCCCTTATTTCTACTCTACCTACGAACCAAGCGAAACGGAAGTCACTCCTGTCGATAAACCCAAAGTGATGATTTTAGGAGGAGGGCCAAACCGTATTGGTCAAGGGATAGAATTTGACTATTGTTGTTGTCATGCGGCCTTTTCTTTGAGTGATGCAGGGTTTGAAACCATCATGGTTAACTCTAACCCGGAAACCGTTTCTACGGACTACGATACCAGCGATCGCTTATATTTTGAACCCTTGACCAAAGAAGATGTCTTAAACATCATTGAAACTGAGAACCCTGTGGGAGTTATTGTGCAGTTTGGAGGTCAAACACCTTTAAAATTAGCGGTTCCTTTGCAAAAATATCTGGACAGTACCGAATGTCCGGTACAGACTAAAATTTGGGGTACTTCTCCTGATTCTATCGATACTGCGGAAGATCGGGAACGGTTTGAGAAGATTTTACATGATCTCAACATTAAACAACCCGCGAACGGTATTTCTCGCAGTTATGAGGAGTCTGTCGTAGTTGCTTCTCGTATTGGATATCCGGTGGTGGTTCGGCCTTCTTATGTATTAGGGGGACGGGCCATGGAAATAGTCTATTCTGATGAGGAGTTAGAACGGTACATGACTTATGCGGTACTGGTAGAACCTGATCATCCCATCTTAATTGATAAGTTCCTAGAAAATGCGATCGAGGTGGATGTAGACGCATTATGTGACGCTACCGGAAAAGTGGTTATTGGTGGCATTATGGAACATATTGAACAAGCAGGGGTACATTCGGGTGACTCGGCCTGTTCTCTCCCTTATATCACCCTTTCTCCTAGTGTTGTGGACACCATTCGCACTTGGACAACTGCTTTGGCCAAGAGTTTAAAAGTAGTGGGTTTAATGAATATTCAATATGCGGTACAAGGGGAACAAGTTTACATCTTAGAAGCAAACCCCCGCGCATCTCGTACTGTTCCTTTTGTTTCTAAAGCAACTGGACGACCTTTAGCTAAAATTGCTTCTTTGGTGATGTCAGGAAAAACCTTAGAAGAGTTAGGGGTAACAGAGGAATTAATACCCCGTCATATTTCCGTTAAAGAGGCTGTTTTACCCTTCCAAAAGTTCCCAGGTGCAGATACTTTATTAGGGCCAGAAATGCGGTCTACAGGTGAAGTAATGGGGATAGATAATGATTTCGGTAAAGCATTTGCTAAGGCAGAAATAGGCGCAGGAGTTGATTTAGCTACCACCGGAACTGTCTTTGTTTCAATGAGCGATCGGGATAAAATATTAACGGTTCCTGTGGTTAAAGATCTCATATCTTTAGGGTTTAAAGTGGTGGCAACTTCTGGGACACAAAAGGTCTTAGAGGAGAATGGCATAGATGACATTGAAGTAGTATTAAAACTGCATGAAGGTCGTCCCCATGTGATAGATTGGATCAAAAATAAACAGATTCAATTTATTATTAATACGCCAAGTGGAGAAGAATCACAAGTAGATGGTCGTATGATTCGACGCACTGCTTTAGATTACAAATTGCCCATTATTACCACTATAGCAGGGGCAAAAGCAACAGTGGCAGCGATTCGATCTTTGCAGACTCAACCCTTAGAAGTTAAAGCATTGCAAGACTACCTTTCCTAA
- a CDS encoding DUF1868 domain-containing protein, giving the protein MDETYQTYVNRVARLTLSPTYETQLQNIQKSPKFENRQPVPFPGYTVITPLYQDDNLNREFYHNLATTQKELLEQIDSEILIPLPPESFHLTVADLIWNDGYRVSVEQHPNFHEKIRNCLRERFQTYQNLVSETGKSQWQLVGLLVFPRALVVGLVPCNESSYDKIVKLRQSIYQNLDLIGLGVQQQYHFTAHVTLGYFDAIPSELDRDYLANILASFNDKWLGTDPQILTIDKVELRRFEDMTNYLADPNNPQVEI; this is encoded by the coding sequence TTGGACGAGACTTATCAAACTTATGTTAATCGGGTAGCAAGACTGACCTTAAGTCCTACCTATGAAACCCAACTTCAGAATATCCAAAAATCCCCCAAATTTGAAAACCGTCAACCTGTTCCTTTTCCTGGTTATACGGTTATAACTCCTCTCTATCAAGATGATAATCTAAATAGGGAATTTTATCATAATTTGGCAACAACACAGAAAGAATTATTAGAACAAATTGACTCAGAAATATTAATTCCCCTGCCACCAGAAAGTTTTCACTTAACTGTTGCCGATTTAATTTGGAATGATGGTTATCGAGTTTCTGTTGAACAACATCCGAATTTTCATGAAAAAATAAGAAATTGTCTAAGAGAGAGATTTCAAACTTACCAAAACTTGGTCAGTGAAACAGGAAAAAGCCAATGGCAATTGGTCGGATTATTGGTTTTTCCTCGTGCTTTAGTAGTAGGATTAGTTCCTTGTAACGAATCTTCTTATGATAAAATTGTTAAATTACGACAATCAATTTATCAAAATCTTGATTTAATTGGGTTAGGTGTTCAACAACAATATCATTTTACTGCTCATGTTACTTTAGGGTATTTTGATGCAATTCCTTCGGAACTTGACCGCGATTACTTAGCGAATATTCTTGCCTCTTTTAATGATAAATGGTTGGGAACTGACCCCCAAATATTAACAATTGATAAGGTGGAGTTACGCCGATTTGAGGACATGACAAATTATCTGGCTGATCCGAACAATCCTCAAGTAGAAATTTAA
- the holA gene encoding DNA polymerase III subunit delta, whose translation MPIYLFWGEDDFAIAQEVNKLRDRVLDPNWSQFNYDKISGDQAMATIDALNQAMTPVFGIGERLIWIVESTVTQQCPDDVFSQLQRILPAIPETSHLLLTSSNKPDKRLKSTKLLEKYAKVQEFSPISPWNTDQLINQVRRIAQEIGVKLTPNASQLMAELVGNNTRQLWNELEKLRLYHGDQTTVLDTNIITTLVNSNTQNSLQLAQAIRNGQTDNALQLIADLISRNEPALKIVATLVGQFRTWAIIKLKIESGEKDEKAIAAAADIPNPKRIYFLRKELQTCSGQQLLKTFPLLLGLEFSLKRGGDSLETLQIKVIELCQLFQ comes from the coding sequence ATGCCAATTTATTTGTTTTGGGGAGAAGATGACTTTGCGATCGCCCAAGAAGTCAATAAACTTCGAGATCGGGTTCTCGATCCCAATTGGAGTCAGTTTAATTATGACAAAATTTCGGGCGATCAGGCAATGGCCACTATTGATGCTTTAAATCAAGCTATGACTCCTGTTTTTGGCATAGGAGAACGTTTAATCTGGATAGTGGAGTCTACCGTCACTCAACAATGTCCTGATGATGTCTTCTCCCAACTTCAGCGCATTCTCCCTGCTATTCCTGAGACTTCCCATCTACTGCTAACCTCTAGTAACAAACCGGATAAGCGGCTAAAATCTACGAAACTATTAGAAAAATACGCTAAAGTACAAGAATTTTCTCCTATCTCTCCCTGGAATACGGATCAATTAATTAATCAAGTCCGACGTATCGCGCAAGAAATAGGAGTAAAATTAACTCCGAATGCCAGCCAATTAATGGCAGAATTAGTAGGGAATAATACCAGACAATTGTGGAATGAATTAGAAAAATTACGCCTTTATCATGGCGATCAAACTACGGTGTTAGATACGAATATTATCACCACCTTAGTTAATTCTAATACTCAAAATAGTTTACAACTTGCTCAAGCTATTCGCAATGGCCAGACGGATAACGCTTTACAATTAATAGCTGATTTAATCTCCCGTAATGAACCTGCATTAAAAATTGTGGCAACTTTAGTGGGACAATTTCGTACCTGGGCTATTATTAAGTTAAAAATTGAATCAGGAGAAAAAGACGAAAAAGCGATCGCAGCAGCAGCTGATATTCCTAATCCTAAACGAATTTATTTTTTACGAAAAGAATTACAAACTTGTTCAGGTCAACAATTATTAAAAACTTTTCCTCTGTTATTGGGTTTGGAATTTAGTTTGAAACGAGGAGGAGATTCTCTTGAAACGCTACAAATTAAAGTGATTGAATTATGTCAATTGTTTCAATAG
- a CDS encoding thioredoxin family protein, whose protein sequence is MLSVNDQTFSSTVLESSQPVLVHFWAPWCGLCLLIHPLLSKVQSEWDGPLKLVSVNADENFKLANTYRLRNLPTLILFDQGQIIHRLEGVQGREELIKTLKGLQVNSFAKSA, encoded by the coding sequence ATGTTGTCAGTTAACGATCAAACCTTTTCTTCCACGGTTTTAGAATCCTCTCAACCCGTTCTTGTCCACTTTTGGGCCCCTTGGTGTGGGTTATGTTTATTAATTCATCCCTTATTATCTAAAGTACAGTCTGAATGGGATGGCCCCCTAAAACTCGTGAGTGTCAACGCTGATGAAAACTTCAAATTGGCTAATACTTATCGGTTAAGAAATTTACCTACTTTAATCTTATTTGATCAAGGCCAAATCATTCATCGATTAGAAGGTGTTCAGGGACGAGAGGAATTAATTAAAACTCTTAAGGGTCTTCAGGTTAATTCTTTCGCTAAGTCAGCCTAA
- a CDS encoding multicopper oxidase family protein, giving the protein MGVANRKYRFRILNGTGSNFFQLALSRQENALTEGDILTVIGNDGGLIDQPIPISSPETLRVSMAEGYEVVIDFSKYPLGTQLYLQNTGLKERVDLETPVKPIMRFDVVRQEIDDSEIPDQIRPFETISIDAANRERTFIYENIQGKWMINQKMWDAKRIDFRANPGDIEIWTLVNPQKGKLHPIHLHGVEGQILDRNGKPPFPYERGWKDIFHVGSQETVRIALKFATRDGRKLEGKYMLHCHHLQQIRS; this is encoded by the coding sequence ATGGGAGTAGCTAACCGTAAATATCGTTTTCGTATTTTAAATGGAACGGGTAGTAACTTTTTTCAACTGGCCTTAAGTCGTCAAGAAAATGCTTTGACTGAAGGGGATATTTTGACTGTTATTGGTAATGATGGAGGACTTATTGATCAACCTATTCCTATTAGTTCTCCTGAAACTTTAAGGGTATCTATGGCCGAAGGTTATGAAGTGGTAATTGACTTTTCTAAGTATCCCCTCGGAACTCAACTTTATCTACAAAATACGGGACTCAAAGAAAGGGTTGATCTTGAAACTCCTGTTAAACCAATCATGCGTTTTGATGTGGTACGTCAAGAAATTGATGATAGTGAAATTCCGGATCAAATTCGTCCCTTTGAAACGATTTCTATTGATGCAGCTAACCGCGAGCGCACTTTTATCTATGAAAATATTCAGGGAAAATGGATGATTAATCAAAAGATGTGGGACGCTAAACGCATTGATTTCCGCGCTAACCCTGGTGATATTGAAATTTGGACACTGGTCAACCCCCAAAAGGGTAAATTACATCCTATACATCTTCATGGGGTGGAAGGACAGATTTTAGACCGCAATGGTAAACCACCTTTTCCTTATGAACGAGGATGGAAAGATATCTTTCATGTGGGTTCCCAAGAAACGGTACGCATTGCCTTAAAGTTTGCCACTAGAGATGGCAGAAAATTAGAAGGAAAGTATATGTTGCATTGTCATCATTTACAACAAATTAGATCATAA
- a CDS encoding PEP-CTERM sorting domain-containing protein (PEP-CTERM proteins occur, often in large numbers, in the proteomes of bacteria that also encode an exosortase, a predicted intramembrane cysteine proteinase. The presence of a PEP-CTERM domain at a protein's C-terminus predicts cleavage within the sorting domain, followed by covalent anchoring to some some component of the (usually Gram-negative) cell surface. Many PEP-CTERM proteins exhibit an unusual sequence composition that includes large numbers of potential glycosylation sites. Expression of one such protein has been shown restore the ability of a bacterium to form floc, a type of biofilm.) has protein sequence MVGYGSYTNADGTIETRAFLLQSVPESNTIVGLLAVGILGLVKLQQRKL, from the coding sequence ATAGTTGGATATGGTTCGTATACGAATGCGGATGGAACAATAGAAACCAGGGCTTTTCTTTTACAATCTGTTCCTGAATCTAATACGATTGTTGGTTTGTTAGCTGTGGGTATTTTGGGTTTAGTTAAATTACAGCAGCGCAAATTATAG